Sequence from the Ziziphus jujuba cultivar Dongzao chromosome 9, ASM3175591v1 genome:
AGTTGGCCAGGTTACTGGAAAATTATGTTCCACTCTAATTTATACATTTAGAGAATCGTCTGTTGGGTTCCTACAAAATAACAAAAGTAACCGTTGTAATAGCATCTGACGTGATTCATTATTGAATTCGCTTTCTGGCACTCACATTgcatattgttttgtttttccaacTCCCATAGTTTTTATAGTTTGGGGAAGTAAGTGTCATGTTTTTCCTTCCTAGCTTTCCAGTCTCATCTCGTCTTGTTTGAATGTGCTTGATGTGATGTAGACTGATCTTGTTTGAATGTGCTTGATGTGATGCAGACTGATCCTAATTGGAGTAATTTCTTGTATGATGAGGCCACAAAGTCCATCAATCTCATTGACTTTGGAGCAGCTCGGGATTTTCCTAAGAGTTTTGTTGACAACTATTTACGAATGGTATTAGTCTGcttgtttcatttttatattcttcAATATCTGATTCTAGCATGAAAACATCTTTCTTCTTCAAGGTATGCATCTTTTTAGATTTATTTCTGGCCAAATTTTAAAACACTGCTAATTTTGAGATGCCTTCTTTAGTAAAGAGAAGTTCAAGTTGGCAGCATATAGAATTGGAAGTTTTGTTGAATGAGGCAAACCGATGTTGCCCTCCCTTTACTCCCCCCTCTgcacttgaaaaataaaagtttagtagGCATTTTTGCGATTCACTTTTAGAGAGGACCTTCTAATACATATGTCTGACCAGGTTCTTGCATGTGCAAATGGTGATAGAGATGTGGTCATTGAGATGTCAAAGAGACTTGGATTTCTCTCGGGAATAGAATCGGAAATAATGCTAGAGGCTCATGTCCAAGCTGGTTTTGTTGTGGGACTGCCATTCTCGAAGGCTGGTGGATATGACTTCCGCTCCACCAATATCACCCAAAGCATTTCAAGCCTTGGGGCAACAATGCTGAAGCACAGGCTCACACCGCCACCTGATGAGGCCTACAGTCTTCATCGCAAGCTTTCAGGTGCATTTTTGGCTTGCATCAAGCTTGGGGCTGTTGTACCATGCAGAGAATTATTGCTTGAAGTTTATGAGCATTATGAGTTTGGGGAAGAAGGTGATGAGATTCTGTCAAGTGGTAGCTCAGTTTCTTGATTGGCCAAtaatttatctaaaattttttattgatttttgacaTGTAATAATTCTTGGATATAATTACAAACTTCCAAGCGTTACTCACACGCATATCTTTTGTTGCTCCAAGTTGAAGTTCCATTTTTAGTTTGGCGGCGTTGAGAAAGAAAGGCTAAGCAGTGCAGTTATGGTTAGAAAGAGGGAATTGTAAAGTGAGAAAAAGCGAGGGCTGCAAGTATTGGAACTTGACCATTTAAATTTGTTCGTCGTCATTGAATGGTTGGTGTTAGCATTCAAGCGACAACATTTGTTGGCACACAAATGAATAGAATGGTATTATCGCTGAAAGAAAGATAGGATAAGCTTGAAAATCAGGCTGGTAGATCTTCTCCGTAACTTCTTTCCATCCCTTTCgtgattaatttatttcaagTAATTCTTTTGGTTGCAGTTGCAGATTGCCTACCTCTCTGTCTGTATCCCATACTCAATTTCTGGgggaaaaaagaattaaaaaaaataaataaataaaaaaggaaaaaaaataaaaaagagaaaaattctaAATTCCTCAAATAAAAGGTTGTAACGTTATGTTACTTCTTAACCAAACTTTCTGACTTATCTATCATTTCCCTCGATCTGTATATTAATTGTCTGATTAATCATCAGAGAAGCCATTAATACAGAGAGAAGATATTTGATCTGTTCAATATTTGCCTAATTACTACGTAACTGATTTTTAAGCCTCTGTTGGCGTTGGTGGCCTTATCAGTCTAGTAAGAATCATTGCATTAATCGCTACATTTGGAATAcatgtgaattttaaaatagtatttGGTGTTGAACATTTGATCGAAGCGAAGAAATGCAACGAGTATTTATTTGGGCAATTCAAGCAGTGCCTATTTGGTATTGTAAGAAAATACTTTTATCTGTtgaactattttttattattaatttggtttttgttatattaattcTTAACAGAAAAGAACCTTTTACAAAATACTGTTGTTACTTAGcaaataatttaagaaatatGTGTATACATACAATTAGGGCAAAAGTGCACCTCTTTTCGTACATGTAacatgttgaaaaaaaaaaaaaaactaaactatCTATAATATActtgtacatatataaaataaaataatgggacTTATTCATTTGTAGTTTTGCCTTGAATTCTGATATACGTACATATTCCCTTGTGTGATTGTCCGTATTTTTGGAATGATCTAGTggtattttcgtaaatatttgaagatcGGAACCTTCGATTCTGGACCATGGGAatctcttaagaatgtcactaagatggtgcatatcgaatggcaagctCTTTAGAGGAGTGATCCGTGTCTAACTCTCCACGACCCTCGGCTCCAGTTCAAGCTTGGGCTAAGCAAGCCTTCCACCGgtgacggcaagccatgggacGGGCATAAAGTGCTGCGGAGGTGGGCTTAGGCCTCTGAGAGACAGgaagtcccgaggacagtaccagTAGGCGCTACAAACTGGTATTATGTGTCACTCTTGTACCAAAGGCTGAGTGTCGCATTCGCTATGCTGTTTTCAATTGGTTATGCCAAAGGCACACGTAGGCCTTTATTATAAgattgtggcaaatgtgccattgAGTGAGGATTGGGGTTCTGCCTTGCTTAAGAAGGTCGGAAGCTAAGTAGGCATGGACGGGGGGACACCGAGCCATCGAGTGGCATTAGTATGTGGGCTTCTgatcttgtgttgctaccttAGGTGGCATGTTGGCACGATACTGGCATGCATGCTCTAAGGTCATATGCTATTCGGGATATGCATAGACCAAGGCCTGAATGGAGAGCtaggttgctggctagatcttggcacaaggtCGAGCTGCAGGCTACCGAGTGGGCGTGAGGCCATCGAGTTAGTTTGTTGGGCGGCATGAGCCTTGATGACCATGAGAACCTATAGATGGGGCGAGCATATAGGCTAAGAGCCTTGATGCTGGGAAGCAATCTTATTCGTCTATGTGTGAAACTCGTGAGAGTAGTTCTCGTCGATGAATCTCAAaggcatacaattggtatcaaatGGATCGATATATGAATTCGGATAGTAAGAAGACTGGCCTTGACTAGAAGGTTTTGGTGTTGCATAGTATATTTCCACTGTATAAAATATAGGACCGTAATACCTTGggtgtataaaaaataattgaaaaaacaaaatcactaCTACAGAAGTCAAATGAAATGAAGGATGAAATTAGCCGAGTTAAAAAacgctattattattattttttttttctgtttggatTTAAATTTGTGGGAAGTCGGGCGGAttcattaattatcaaaaaaaaaaaaaacaaaaaacaaaaaacaaaaaagtgaaaCGAAGTGAGCAGTGAGGACAGTGACCActagtgagttttttttttttttttttttttttgggataaaaaccACTAGTGAGTTTGGATTGATGAAAACAGCTGTTTTGTTTCGCTGGGTGATGGAGACGTGGCTGCTTCCCTTCCTTTTCgtcattgtcttttttttttttttttttttcctcctttttttttcatttttatttccttaatttggaaaaaaagaaaaaaaaatccaaaaggaGAGAggtgttttctttctttctctcttatcTTTTTGACCTTTCAAGTGTctggttccttttttttttattttttattttttaataatttaagtgTCTGGTTCTAGCATGCTGCTGCATACACGCATGcgcctgatttttttttttttttaaaaaaaaaacagtagacGAATAAATCTTCGAAAAGTATAATTATctaatttcttaataaaatgtgtaaaaaaaaaaaaaaaaaggtagtgtCTGCTTTTCATAAAATTACACTTGAAATTTGtacattattgttattaataataGCAATGATAATTATGAAGGAATTTAAGGGAGATGTAACAGAACATCGCCTCCCTACTCTACACAAGTGGCAGGGCCGAGATTCAAGTGAACAAACATTAGGTGTGCATGTTAcgatcaatattattattatgcacTGTGCTAATATGCTATTGATGTGCTGTGAATTTCTGTATAGAgagtataataataaatgattattattatattgacaTACGCAGAGCGGAGCACTAAGAGCACTAGAGCAGAGCGAGTAGGCATTCCAATCCCAGTCTCCATTCACCAGTGGGAGACTAGTGGGAGACCAGTGGAGTGGAAAAGGAGAAAAAGCTAGTCCCTTGTGTGTTGTGTATGTGTTTGTGTTGTGTTAGGTGTTGGGAAAGAAATCAGAattagaaaaagaatgaagCAGAAGAAGCAACAGCAGGTGGCGGTGGCGGTGGCGTTGGCGGTGGTAGTGTATGCGATGGCCCTGGGCGGATCAGAAGCGGGGAAAGATCAACTGCTTTCTCTGTTGGAGCTAGATGAAGCGGCAGTCTCAGTCTCAATCTCTGGAAgccaacagcaacaacaacctCCTCTCGTGGTGGGACTCAGTCTTATCCAATCCGCTGCTTCTACAGGAGCTGGTTAGTGCTTAATCCTTCCATTCATTtgcttaatttaataatttcctGCTACTTGCGTGCGGCTCCATTAAATGATTTGGTCTTTACAAATAAATTCAGTATGTAATATAAATGTAATGTGGGTTTTGATTAAGTAGTTCCATTTGTATTTTGTGAATTGTGAATGCCACAGTCTGTTTGGACGGAACACTACCCGGTTACCATTTGCACCGGGGCTATGGATCGGGTGCAAACAGCTGGCTCATTCAGCTGGAGGTGATCTATCTATCTATCGGTGTTTAATTTCTCAAAGTTGACTCCttgcttttgcttttcatttcttatgtcattaaaaattaagaaataagaaCAACAATGCCGAGCTTTCTTGGAGCTACTCTCACTTCCTAATAAGTTTCTTCTTGACTTGTCTAGGGAGGGGGCTGGTGCAATACGATTGCAAGTTGTGTCTACCGCAAAACTACTCGCCGTGGTTCATCAAATTATATGGAAAAGCAGTTGCCATTCACTGGAATTTTGAGCAATAAAGCTGAAGAAAACCCTGGTAAGTTTGTAACTAGCGTAGTTTTATAATTGTCTGCCGACAACGTGAACCACTCGGATTTCTTATCATATTGTTTCTCTGCTGATGGAGTACTCTAGTTGGTATCCAACTTCGTATCATAAATGTGTCTCTCATGCTCTCAGATTTCTTCAACTGGAATAGAGTCAAGCTACGTTACTGTGATGGGGCGTCATTTATCGGGGACAGTCAGAATGAGGTTGGTGGAACCATTTTTTCTTGGCATTGATTCCTTTATTAACTTTGGTACACAAATACAGATGAGTTTTTCATCAACTAAGTCTGGTTGTTGAAAGTAACTGGTGTATCGGGATTAGCCAAATAAAGAGCTTACTATACAAAATATCATCACAAGGGGAAATGGAAATTGTCTACTTTTGTTTCATCTTTGACAATTATATTTGCCAATTATATTTGTAGTTAGGTAGTTGATAGGGTTCTTTTGATCTTCTGGGCTATATTGGTGCTCTAATTCTTTTAGATAGTCATAcaaagatatattttatatatggaaGAGTAAACATGTTGAGAAACCTTATATTGGTTTGTGGACTGATTCTTCTTCCAGGCTGCAAAACTTAAATTTCGAGGACAACGGATATGGTTAGCTGCTATGAAGGAATTTCTCTCCAAGGGAATGCAGAATGCTGACCAGGTTTTGCATTTAGCATGCCTTTATTGTCATTTGGGTTTAATACTTTTAGTGATTATATGCATAATTGTCATTCAGGCTCTTCTTTCTGGATGCTCTGCTGGGGGTCTAGCATCAATACTTCACTGTGATGAGTTCCGTGACTTGTTTCCAAAAACTACCAAAGTGAAATGTCTAAGTGATGCTGGATTTTTCCTGGATGCGTAAAATTCTATGCTCTTATGACTTCCTACAAtgtcattatttgattgaaaagtataaattttattgactTCCTGTTATGTTCTGTAGAAATGATGTATCTGGTGGGCGGACTCTAAGGAATATATTTGGAGGTGTGGTTAGCTTACAGGTAGTGTGCATCAATTTCCCGCTCTTGTGGTTGTCAAAACCAATGATAAAAATAGAAGATTTAATATTAATGTCAAGTAAGATAGCCAAACATCAATTTCTTGCTTTCCATGATCTCCTGTTCTATAGCAGCAGATTCAGCTAcattttgctaatattaaagTTCTTAGTCTGCGTTGCAAAGATTTCTGACATTAAAGCCTTGgttgttttatcttttatttaacttttggaCTGCACTTGAACTCTTGGTTGATCACCCTCCCTAATGTGCTGTGAAATATATCTCCATGCTAATTGTAAACTTATGGGTTTTAGATACTTGTTGTCCTTACCCTGATCCATAATTTAATGTACTAAATATTGATACTTGTAATATTAATAGGAAGTGGGAAAGGATCTTCCAGAGACTTGTACCAGCCACCTGGATCCAACT
This genomic interval carries:
- the LOC107426209 gene encoding pectin acetylesterase 3 isoform X2; translated protein: MKQKKQQQVAVAVALAVVVYAMALGGSEAGKDQLLSLLELDEAAVSVSISGSQQQQQPPLVVGLSLIQSAASTGAVCLDGTLPGYHLHRGYGSGANSWLIQLEGGGWCNTIASCVYRKTTRRGSSNYMEKQLPFTGILSNKAEENPDFFNWNRVKLRYCDGASFIGDSQNEAAKLKFRGQRIWLAAMKEFLSKGMQNADQALLSGCSAGGLASILHCDEFRDLFPKTTKVKCLSDAGFFLDANDVSGGRTLRNIFGGVVSLQEVGKDLPETCTSHLDPTSCFFPQNLVANIKTPLFLLNAAYDAWQLQASLAPPSADPHGSWNECKSNHAHCNTSQIQFLQDFRNQMVNAVRDFSMSSQNGLFINSCFAHCQSERQDTWFANDSPRLGNKAIATSIGDWYFDRVPVKAIDCAYPCDNTCHNLVFK
- the LOC107426209 gene encoding pectin acetylesterase 3 isoform X1, with protein sequence MKQKKQQQVAVAVALAVVVYAMALGGSEAGKDQLLSLLELDEAAVSVSISGSQQQQQPPLVVGLSLIQSAASTGAVCLDGTLPGYHLHRGYGSGANSWLIQLEGGGWCNTIASCVYRKTTRRGSSNYMEKQLPFTGILSNKAEENPDFFNWNRVKLRYCDGASFIGDSQNEAAKLKFRGQRIWLAAMKEFLSKGMQNADQALLSGCSAGGLASILHCDEFRDLFPKTTKVKCLSDAGFFLDANDVSGGRTLRNIFGGVVSLQEVGKDLPETCTSHLDPTSCFFPQNLVANIKTPLFLLNAAYDAWQLQASLAPPSADPHGSWNECKSNHAHCNTSQIQFLQDFRNQMVNAVRDFSMSSQNGLFINSCFAHCQSERQDTWFANDSPRLGNKAIATSIGDWYFDRVPVKAIDCAYPCDNTCHNLVFNDDPSPMTMTYSHSTRLAIGFLSLLSALLMNVACFTCVVLFQIF